A section of the Veillonella criceti genome encodes:
- a CDS encoding YadA-like family protein has translation MVATILVGTVGTGLYSANAAGLTGSYVGIGTAPTDATVVKSGTEYNADNLVGKNVLIDYRQTKRMNGEQEQDFSRIPTNDNKNGEGVDGTATANDSRAGVGTTAIGLGTYSTREYSTAVGTYTSAIMGSTSVGSGAFATQYGSAFGRNTYANNKAVAVGEAARAADGIAIGIGASAGQFYKYIQNDGRQNMDSIQYSIAIGPNATAVGGTAIGAKAKTNNLYGVALGQSSSVYYNGVALGVSAQVTREGNGGVALGTYSVANRGAGSIGYMPLVDGVKGEVAADNATLAGYMGLSDTIKNFETTYKTQIEKYNELNKAYNDASSAEAVQKQIMLATKGHDDAAYKAAEAEYKRLSKEAVAATNARNAWTAANKDFTAALAEYESALAPFKATDGAVSVGSTSYVDAKTGQKYQNTRQIINVAAGTEDTDAVNVAQLKEVEKVTADKMSSFTVGDGKKAADGEEAPATLTVDGEKTHFDIVGANDNITTTVDSDGRAIQIGLSNTLDLGKDGSISVGASPVKLDGNGLTIKDGPSMTNNGIDAGNKTITNVKSDIAEKDGADYLAKLENANTANPNSAVNVSDLQSTADTLNNKITQTGNDITTINTNIGKLQDGFKVSAGSVTSDVKLGGDTVPTITFTGDSNLTAELDATTNTVQYKINKDNLATTLGDTFTKIDASNLQGDTTNINNWKTVLGVTDEQLGQASAWKLQANGKNETTISKDTVVNFVNGTGTEISKTDNTITVGLDETTNTKINNITNVTGDVTKLKAGFDIKAGTTTSNIALGGDKPTITFAGDSNLTAELDATTNTVQYKINKDNLATTLGDTFTKIDASNLQGDTTNINNWKTVLGVTDEQLGQASAWKLQANGKNETTISKDTVVNFVNGTGTEVTKEGNTIKVGLDEATNTKINNISNVVNKDGKLNIVGDSDTGVKVEQVDPNDATQGVKVSLDDKISVGGEDGVVIGKQKVTPKTADGTGELAEKEGKYITGLENTSWNPEVNGIVEDRAATEGQLRDVANKINEVGESIGNGDRKFAGDSGTATAKLGSEISMTGGADTAKLTNGNIGVVANGSNLSIQLSQDLTGLNSITTKELTSEKATIGDLNVNNSFTVGKGDNQTVINNDGISIKGKDGKDGVSISGEGIDMGGKTITNVGEATNPGDAISKGQFDRELSEVVGSVNDGMGQMNNRMNKLDNRMNKVGAGAAALAGLHPLEFNPDDKFSAAVAMGSYKGQGAAALGGFYRPNADTMFSVSSTLGDETMFNIGLSLKFGDKGDDIYRNPNDTSFRALTNEVASLKEENKALNDKMVEKEKSFEATNKALNDKVTAQQVELEQQRALIQQLMAKVGM, from the coding sequence TTGGTAGCTACCATTTTAGTTGGTACAGTTGGCACTGGCTTATATAGTGCTAATGCAGCGGGTTTAACTGGTTCCTATGTAGGTATTGGTACAGCGCCAACTGATGCTACCGTAGTTAAGAGTGGTACAGAGTACAATGCGGATAATCTCGTTGGTAAAAATGTATTGATTGATTATCGTCAAACTAAACGTATGAATGGCGAACAAGAGCAAGATTTTTCTCGTATTCCTACAAATGATAACAAAAATGGTGAAGGTGTAGATGGTACAGCTACAGCTAATGATAGTAGAGCAGGTGTGGGTACAACTGCTATCGGTCTTGGTACTTATTCAACTCGTGAATATTCTACAGCTGTTGGTACCTATACAAGTGCTATTATGGGCAGTACGTCTGTTGGTTCCGGTGCTTTTGCCACTCAATATGGCTCTGCCTTTGGTCGTAACACCTATGCAAATAACAAGGCCGTTGCCGTAGGTGAAGCAGCTCGTGCCGCTGATGGCATAGCCATTGGTATAGGTGCTTCTGCTGGCCAATTCTACAAATACATTCAAAATGATGGCAGACAAAATATGGATTCTATTCAATACAGCATTGCCATTGGTCCTAATGCCACAGCCGTTGGTGGTACAGCCATTGGTGCTAAAGCAAAAACTAATAATCTCTATGGCGTCGCTCTTGGTCAAAGCTCTAGCGTTTATTACAATGGCGTAGCTTTAGGTGTAAGTGCTCAAGTGACTAGAGAAGGCAATGGTGGTGTTGCGTTAGGTACGTATAGTGTAGCTAACCGTGGTGCTGGTAGTATTGGTTACATGCCATTAGTTGATGGTGTGAAAGGTGAAGTTGCTGCTGATAATGCCACATTGGCTGGCTATATGGGCTTGTCTGATACTATTAAAAACTTTGAAACTACCTATAAAACTCAAATTGAAAAGTACAATGAACTTAATAAGGCTTATAACGACGCTTCAAGCGCAGAAGCAGTACAAAAACAGATTATGCTAGCAACTAAGGGGCATGATGATGCTGCGTATAAAGCTGCAGAAGCTGAATATAAAAGATTGAGCAAGGAAGCTGTAGCAGCTACTAATGCTCGTAATGCGTGGACTGCAGCTAACAAAGATTTCACTGCTGCTTTGGCAGAGTATGAAAGTGCATTAGCTCCATTTAAGGCGACTGATGGTGCCGTAAGTGTTGGCTCTACTTCCTATGTTGATGCTAAAACGGGTCAAAAATACCAAAATACACGTCAAATCATCAATGTAGCAGCTGGTACAGAAGATACTGATGCTGTTAATGTGGCACAGTTAAAAGAAGTAGAAAAAGTAACGGCTGATAAAATGTCCAGCTTCACTGTAGGTGATGGTAAAAAAGCTGCAGACGGTGAAGAAGCACCAGCAACTCTTACTGTAGATGGTGAAAAAACACATTTTGATATTGTAGGTGCTAATGACAACATTACGACTACAGTAGATTCAGATGGCCGTGCTATTCAAATTGGCTTATCTAATACGTTAGATCTCGGTAAAGACGGATCTATTTCCGTTGGTGCTAGTCCAGTAAAATTGGATGGTAATGGTTTAACTATTAAAGATGGTCCATCCATGACAAACAATGGTATTGATGCAGGTAATAAAACTATTACGAATGTAAAAAGTGATATTGCTGAAAAAGATGGAGCCGATTATTTAGCTAAATTAGAAAATGCTAATACTGCTAACCCTAATTCCGCGGTTAATGTAAGTGATCTTCAATCAACGGCTGATACTTTGAATAACAAAATTACCCAGACAGGTAATGATATTACAACAATTAATACCAATATCGGCAAACTTCAAGATGGTTTTAAAGTATCTGCAGGTAGTGTAACATCTGATGTGAAATTAGGTGGAGATACAGTGCCAACTATTACCTTTACTGGTGATAGTAATTTAACAGCTGAATTAGATGCCACTACAAATACAGTACAATATAAAATTAATAAAGATAATCTTGCAACCACTTTAGGTGATACATTCACTAAGATTGATGCATCCAATTTACAAGGTGATACCACTAATATCAATAATTGGAAGACTGTATTGGGTGTTACTGACGAACAATTAGGCCAAGCTAGTGCATGGAAGTTACAAGCAAATGGTAAGAATGAAACAACAATATCTAAAGATACAGTAGTAAACTTTGTAAATGGCACAGGCACAGAAATCAGTAAAACAGATAATACGATTACGGTAGGTCTAGATGAAACAACTAACACCAAGATTAACAACATTACTAATGTAACTGGTGATGTAACAAAATTAAAAGCAGGCTTTGATATTAAAGCTGGTACTACAACATCCAATATTGCCTTAGGTGGAGATAAGCCAACAATTACTTTTGCTGGTGATAGTAATTTAACAGCTGAATTAGATGCCACTACAAATACAGTACAATATAAAATTAATAAAGATAATCTTGCTACCACTTTAGGTGATACATTCACTAAGATTGATGCATCCAATTTACAAGGTGATACCACTAATATCAATAATTGGAAGACTGTATTGGGTGTTACTGACGAACAATTAGGCCAAGCTAGTGCATGGAAGTTACAAGCCAATGGAAAGAATGAAACTACGATTTCTAAAGACACTGTAGTAAACTTTGTAAATGGCACTGGGACAGAAGTAACTAAAGAAGGTAATACGATTAAGGTAGGCTTAGATGAAGCAACTAATACCAAGATTAATAACATTTCTAATGTCGTAAATAAAGATGGTAAGCTTAATATCGTAGGCGATTCTGATACAGGTGTTAAGGTTGAACAAGTAGATCCTAACGATGCTACACAAGGTGTTAAAGTATCTCTTGATGATAAAATCTCTGTTGGCGGTGAAGACGGAGTTGTTATTGGTAAACAAAAAGTAACTCCTAAAACTGCTGATGGAACTGGTGAGCTTGCAGAAAAAGAAGGTAAGTATATTACCGGCCTTGAAAATACTTCTTGGAACCCAGAAGTGAATGGTATTGTAGAAGACCGTGCAGCGACTGAAGGTCAATTACGCGATGTGGCAAATAAAATTAATGAAGTAGGCGAGTCTATTGGCAATGGTGATCGTAAATTTGCCGGAGATAGTGGTACTGCTACAGCGAAACTTGGCAGCGAAATTAGCATGACTGGTGGCGCTGATACTGCTAAATTAACGAATGGTAATATTGGTGTTGTTGCTAATGGCAGCAATTTATCCATTCAATTATCTCAAGATTTAACTGGCTTAAACTCTATCACAACGAAAGAGTTGACCAGTGAAAAAGCAACAATTGGCGATTTAAATGTTAATAATAGCTTCACCGTGGGCAAGGGTGATAATCAAACTGTTATTAATAATGATGGGATTAGTATCAAAGGCAAAGATGGTAAAGATGGCGTAAGTATCTCTGGTGAAGGCATTGATATGGGTGGCAAAACTATCACTAATGTTGGTGAAGCTACTAACCCTGGCGATGCTATTAGCAAAGGACAATTTGATAGAGAATTAAGTGAAGTGGTAGGTTCTGTAAACGATGGCATGGGGCAAATGAACAACCGCATGAATAAACTCGACAACCGCATGAATAAAGTTGGTGCTGGTGCAGCTGCTCTTGCTGGTTTACATCCATTGGAATTCAATCCTGATGATAAATTCTCTGCTGCTGTAGCTATGGGCAGTTACAAAGGCCAAGGCGCTGCTGCTCTTGGTGGGTTCTATCGTCCAAATGCTGATACTATGTTCAGTGTGTCTAGTACATTAGGTGATGAAACCATGTTTAACATTGGTTTATCCTTAAAATTCGGTGATAAAGGTGATGACATTTATCGTAACCCTAATGATACTTCATTCCGAGCCTTAACTAATGAAGTAGCTTCCTTAAAAGAAGAAAATAAAGCATTAAATGATAAAATGGTTGAAAAAGAAAAATCCTTTGAAGCAACGAATAAGGCATTAAATGATAAAGTAACAGCACAACAAGTTGAATTAGAA